The Dysgonomonadaceae bacterium PH5-43 genome has a segment encoding these proteins:
- a CDS encoding Fur family ferric uptake transcriptional regulator (product_source=KO:K03711; cath_funfam=1.10.10.10,3.30.40.10; cog=COG0735; ko=KO:K03711; pfam=PF01475; superfamily=46785), translated as MCELEKILKERGVRSTAIRLLVLKAMLEFKYAFSLSDLEDKLITVDKSTLFRTITLFHKKLLIHSIDDGSGSVKYSVCGPKCLCDIGDLHLHFHCTKCNKTFCLESISVPEIRLPDNFQLESVNFVLKGYCDDCSKIAT; from the coding sequence ATGTGCGAATTAGAAAAAATATTAAAAGAAAGAGGGGTGAGGTCAACGGCTATACGGTTGTTGGTGCTGAAAGCTATGCTCGAGTTTAAATACGCATTTAGCTTGTCGGATCTTGAAGATAAACTTATCACCGTAGATAAGTCTACTCTTTTTCGTACAATAACCTTATTTCACAAAAAGCTGTTAATTCATAGTATTGATGATGGTTCGGGGTCGGTTAAGTATTCAGTGTGTGGTCCTAAATGCTTGTGCGATATAGGCGATTTGCATCTACATTTTCACTGTACTAAATGTAATAAAACTTTCTGTCTCGAAAGTATTTCCGTTCCTGAAATTCGCTTGCCAGATAATTTTCAACTCGAAAGTGTAAACTTTGTATTGAAAGGATATTGCGACGACTGCTCTAAGATTGCAACTTAG